DNA from Drosophila gunungcola strain Sukarami chromosome 3L unlocalized genomic scaffold, Dgunungcola_SK_2 000002F, whole genome shotgun sequence:
AGAAATGTGAGCGCCGGTTCCCCTGGCCCCCGACCCGAAAAGTGACCCCCTTGCGAGCACACCACTGTCTAACCTAGAAGCACTCCTGCTGCATTGCGTGGCATTTGTTTTACTATTTGTGTCAACGCTCTGCTGATTTCACAAGTGCAGCCAACCTTTTACCACACGCTTTTAAATCCCCCATAGTAATACCCTACTTCTGCTCCCGTTTAGATGGTGCTGGCACCAACAAGCAGCATGTGACCACAAAGAACACTGCCAAACTGGACCGCGAAACCGAGGAGCTGCGCCACGATAAAATCCCACTTGATGTGGGCAAGCTTATCCAGCAAGGACGTCAGGGCAAGGGTCTCAGCCAAAAGGATCTAGCCACTGTAGGTTTTGAACCCCtttaaacaaaaccaaaggGGATTAGGTCATTTGTCACTTTCTCCTTGATTTGGAGTCTGCTTTAAACTAACGTACCTCCCATAGATTTCAATTTAGATTGATTAActaacttaataatttttttaataacaaggTTATAATTCCCATACTTAAAATGATCAAGTAAAATATCATCTATTAGGAAAATTAACTTGGGCTTATTGGGGATTAGCTCGTTGGGTTAGAGCTCTGAGCTTATCCCTTTTTAGGTCATGAAACGCATtccattaaatatataataaatatttattgtacaaAACTCCTTAACGACAAGACGAAGATTAATTAGTTTGGGAAACAAACTTCTGAATCATAAGTTTATGGTTAGAAATCGGTCTCTTTggttaaattcttaaattaaagttcACTAAGCTTATGCTTTTTCCCTCCTAGAAAATCTGCGAGAAGCAGCAGGTTGTGACCGACTACGAGGCCGGACGCGGCATCCCCAACAACTTGATCCTGGGCAAGATGGAGCGCGTTCTGGGCATGAAGCTGCGCGGCAAGGAGCGCGGCCAACCAATAGCGCCTCCCGGTAAGAAGTGAGACGATGCTGCCGCGTCTGCCGCCAGTGGTGCTCCACACACGACCACCTCAGCACGCAGCGCCCGGCAACAGAACCAACAACACCCGGATTCTGGAGGCTGGAGCACAGTGGGCGGCAGACGCAAATGAAGCATTATCGGGAGGCTGGCGAACCAAATCAAATCGGGTcaatcagcagcagctgcagacGCAGCAACCCAGAGAAACATAGCAACCGAAGATCCAACTAATCACCACTATGAGCGCCAATTTCGCAATTGTTTGTTCCAAGCCAAGAAGTCAGCGGGAATCGCAGCGCTTGCCACTTGTCAATCTTTTTACCGATAAATTAACCATTGTAATTACCCAAAATACATACACTCTCACACAAAAAGCACACAACCCGGATGCGGAAACGAAGACGGACGTGAAACGCAACAGACTTATCTGATATTAATGCGCTCATAGCTTGGACAAGTGTTATTCGTTCATTTTGGCATTAGAGTTTGTTTTGAAACTTGATctaagttatggaattaaagcCAACACATGTAAAGCATGGAAAAACACTCGAATTTCTTTCAATCTTCTTATCATCCAATCAGCCATACTCAAAATTTGCATGACACACTCATTACCATCCAGCTAAAACCATTGAGCACACACATTAAACGATATATGCAAATTCTTAGAGCTTAGTCGGACTTTCCcctttttgtaatttattgtGTAAGGGTCATGAACCGTGCGTTTACTAATGCATTATACATATTATACAAGAAACATATGCTAAATGTATTTAGAAACATTTTCTAgtctacaaaatatttaaatatttaagcgaTGGCAATTTCTcgatgtttatttatttcccaCTGCCCAGACCTATTCCTTCGCAGCTAAAGATTGCGAATTGGAGATATACAATACTTCTCCCATATATGTGTAGGAAAATACCTTCTTTTTGCACGTGATTAACTCGTAATTATTGAATAAATGTTTTCGGCCATCTATAAACAGCATATTAATGGTAATAATGGCAATTTTATTGGGATGTCGAAATTGCTATGGCTAAGGAGCCGGGCTTAAAGTCAATAACAACTTTGGATTCTTTGGAGGTTAGTTTGGCTTACACTAAAGAGATTTCTGAAAATGATCAATATTTTGATTACTTCCttctaatttttaaacacatattCAGAAGGACAAAATATTGAGACAAAATATACAATgcataaacaattaaattaaaatataaaactgaaaaaaattaatttaaacagaaactaaactattatAGGTCAATGAAAATCATAGGCATTTTGAGTCATTAAAGTAcctaatattaatttattaacacAATAGGAACTTTAATCAACTTCTTTGGCTCTTTGGGGCCCTTAGcaacatacataaaaatagttttcaggCCTCTtacagtttaaaaaattagaattGGAAGATAATGGAAACCGATAAATACTAATGTTTAAGCGAAGGCTACATCGGGGATCTCCTTGTCTGCGTTCTTCTGGATAAACAACTTCAGGGCTCGCTCGAAGTCCCACTCGGCTTCCTCAACAATCGATGTGCACCAGGTGGAAATGAGGCCGGTTACCTCTTGGAACAGAAGCAGCTTGTGGTCCTTCACGTCCAGGGAGTCCTCTTCCAACAAACGATCACTTGGGTCTGGATAGTTTACACTGAAAGCGTTTTTGATCATACTGCTCGAGGGTTTCATTATGTTTAGACGCTCATTTGTTATCTTCAGCCTGCGAGCTCTTTTACCCAAGCCCTGAAATAttgtaaaatcaaaattattataataatttatttgttgccTGCAATGCAATACCCTTGCCAGCACTGTCCGTCATTTACCTTGTCAAATTTGTTAACTATTatgtacaaattttaaaaaacataaaaattccCCTAAGAGGGAAAccataactttatttttcaatatctacACTTTTAAACCTTTATGCCTGAACTTATTGGTTTTTTTAGTCATGTTATGCTcacttcttaattaaaacgaTACCTTTCCTTCGATCGGTATATCGCCCTACCTAACAGACCATCATTAAATACTTTTCTGcgtgtataaataataatagtaaccTTCCACACACTTATAGTGCGCATTATCAACATATGTAAGAAAATCCACAGCGATTCTTTACTTACCAGGCCATCTCCATCGAACTTGACCACGAACTGCCGGCTAAAGCCCAGAAAGACATTACCGATGGATTTCGAGCCGCCAGGTGCCTCGTCACGGAGCAGACCGGTCACGTAGATTATCGCCGTTTGTCCATCGTAGTGCATCACGTCCGTCTGCAGGGAGTGGAAGTCGTGGCTGACCCGGGGCAGTGCCATCAGCACATCCATGATCTCGGAGAAGCCCACGTACACGCCATTGGCAGCATTCGACAGGTCATTTCTGTGCAGATTTCGAGCGTGCTTGCGGTATGCTGATATGCGCTGCATCATTGGGCCAGTTTGGTGGTTCTGGATCATGTTGTAGCTGTAGTTGCAAGTCAAGGTAAAGAGCGAGTCTTCGGAGTAGTATTTGCTCAGATTCCAGCGGTCCTCCTCACGCTCAAACTCCAGCAGATAGTTTTTGAGGAAGACTTCGCCCACCAACTCGTAGGCGCCTGTATCGCAGAGGAAGTTCTTCTGCGGCGACTGGCCGGGATTTGTCTGCAGATCCACGCCATCCAAGGTGGTCAGCTGCGGAAACAGCTCCGTGACCGCCCGGACATACTCACTGGGCAGGCGGTAATTGCGGCAGAGTGGGTTCCCGTGGAGTACCAAGGATTTAAGTGGCAACTCACCCAGGGACTTGATCATTGTCAGCTCAAACACCCAGTTATGGCTCAGATCCACGGCACGCAGATTGCCCATCCGCCGGAGGACATAGGCTTTCTCCACGCCCAAGATCTTGTTTCGGCACAAGCGAATCTCCGAGCAGGTGGTCATAAACTGCCGCGACGCCACCGACAATATGTGGGCCAAAACATTGGTCTTGCCCAGTGGCACAACCACATCCTGCAGGCACTCGTTGGATTGGAACCGGTCGAGGTTGAGCAGCCGATTTTGGGGCACATAGCAACGCTGGACAGCCTTCTGAATGCACTGCTCCGGGTCGACATGATGCTGTTTAAAAGTGGCCACGTTCATGCGCAGGTAGTAACTGACAGATCGCTCCTCATTTGAGTTATTTGTCGACGGAACGCACATCTCCAGCTTGAAATTATTCACCAGGTGTGCAATCTGATCATAGCAATTGCGTACGAGGAATACGTGTTCTGTTTCTATATACTaaatagataaaatataattattagcCAAGATCTTCTGGAAAAATTACATATTCACCTTGTAGTAGCAGGGGTAGAACTCGCTCAAGTCCGGCTCCACGCTAATGAAGAAATAGTCAAAGAACAAGTCCTTGCTGAATTCGTGATGCGGATCGGGTACCTTTTAAGAATAACGGTTGGGAAGCATATGGTCGTTTTCCGGCTTGATGATCACACCATGTGTTTATAACTGGGAGATCCTGGAAATTACCAGATAAACTCACCATAAAGGCATGCCAGTCCTGACTGTTCTCATACTCTGACAGCTTCCACATGTTATTTGCGTCGAGTCGCGATCCATCCGTCTCCAAATCGATTTCATTATTCAGAGGGGAAAACGCCTTGTGCAGCTTTTTAAAGGGCACACCATTCTGATGGGATGTTTGGTATCAATTATATGATGAATTCGCATGGTGTGTGTATTACACTTACCACAACCTTGAAGTTCTTCTCCAACGACCTGATGTTTCCCGGAAAGTTGTTACTCCTAGCAATGGGATTTTTATCCAATTTCAGTTCTGTGGCTCGAAATTGCTCGAGGGCGCGGCACAAGCGATCGGCTGACTTGATCTAAGGACACACTTAATCCGATGCCTAACAGTCCAGGGTAGCCAACTCACCTTGTTGCCACTCAGGTCCAGCAATGCATAGTCCACATTGGAGAACAGAGTCAGGGGTCGAACATTGCGGATGTGGTTGTTAGACAATATGAACCCGTTCACCCGGAAGCTTGCGTGGTCGTTCGTATTACCTGACACACGTTCATCAGAATGCTCGGATTGCCCAGGCTCACGACTATATTGCAGAACTCCGGACGGGCCCCAAAATTGTCCAGGTTGAGCAGTCCGTCCACGCCGTCCCTTTTCACCAGCCGAGTCAACAGCTGGCTGACCACCCGGGCGATGAGGAATGGCGGCGATATCTGGCTCACCCGGTATTCGGCCACGCCCAGCTGGACGCTGATGGGGATGGAGGCGCCTCTGTCCAGGCTGATGGTGAGATTCAGATTGAAGAGGTTGTCGATGGCCGCCTTGCAGTTGCGGACCAGAAAGGTATCCGCCCTGCTACCGTCCTACAAAATTCGTCACGGGCCGTTTAAAAGTCCATGTGTAGGGAGGGGGTGTGGGATATACGGAACCCACCTGGTAGAACACCGGATAGAACTCTGCACCATCCACCGCATGGTACAGACCCTCCATGATCGTCTGCTGCGGATTCTCCAGGTAGTTCAGCTGACCGCGATGGTGCACGGTGATCTCGTTCCAGCTGGTACCCAGTACACGGTCGCCGTAGCTGGAGCAGTTGCTGAAGATCCGCGAGTCTGGATAGTCCAACTGGAGGGGCTCGGAGCCATCGCCAAAGTCCAGCACTCGAATCTGGCCTGGCATTGCAAAGAAAACACTAGTTCAATCAGAAGACCTTGCACTTGTGTTTCAAATCTTACGCCTGTTCATGGCTCACAGGGGGCAGTGTTGCAAAACGTCGGTGACATGTACttttcaaaagtttatttcattttgttgaCCTCGGCAAGACGAATACTGAACACTCTACTTAAAACTCAAATTTATTGTATCGTTTTTATAGCAGCTGTGTCATATCTCGATATTgaagaaattataataaacccATATcgacatttattattatgtatgGCCGCGGTACTTTTCCAAATTCTGACTAAACTGAAGTGGTCTTTGTTAGGGTATAAAAAATCCGTTTGAAATGCACCCGATGCACAATTCGACTGCTCGCTATGACAGCCGTCGAAAAACTGACGTCCACAAGAGGGCAGAAGTAGTAAGTGCCTAAATTTCTGCCTGCATCGGCATTTTCTCATTTGACAACTGAAACCCGAGCCCGCCAGCACTAAAATGACTCCTTaacttaacaatttttaatcgttttgtttgcttaatgGCTACAAGTCTTTAGGAAAGATGTGGAGATGAGATGAGGGATGCAACTACTTCTTGGGTGTCTTCTTCTTGGCGCTGGTATTGGCCTCCTTTTTTCCCTGATAGAGACCCGTGTAGTAGCCGGACATGTACCAGGCCGTGAGCATGGCCACGAAGTCCTGCTCGCCGCCGTCGCTCTGACCGGCGATCATGGGCGGCACGGGTGGCATGGGCGGCATAACCAATCCTCCAGAGATTCGGCCCTTTCCGGATGACTTCTTCGTCTGGCCCGATGTGCCAGCGACAGCGGATGCCTTCGAGCGGTTCACCTGCTCCCCGTCCTCCTTCTTGGCGACAAGGAACTGCTCGCGGCGCACCCTCTTGCCCCAGGAAGGTAGCAGATCCAGGAGCAGCACCTCCTGCTCGTTCTCGTAGCCCAAGTAGCGGATGACACAGGTGCCCTTGTCCTCGTTGATAGACACCACGGCGCCCTCGTAGTCCAGACCATCCACGTAGGTGGCACGGGCGTAGTCGCCCACCTTGACGGACAGTGGTTCGGGACTAGTGGCTCCGCCAGTGGGCGAATCCTCTTCAGCTTCGTTAGCGGCTGCGTTCTCCTCCTCACGTTTGTTGGTGGACTCGGCCAGGCGGCGGGCCAGTGCCTCGCGGGCCAAGCCCACGGACTCGTCGTACGTCTTTACCAGCAGGGAGTCGTCCCACACGGCGGTGTTGGGCTCGTCAGACATATTGGGTAGCTATCACGTTttctaaaagaaaaaacaatctTCAGCTTTGGCGTTTAGCGAATTCTCACTGTGTTGGGCAACGCGGGCAAAGCACCTGCACTGTACAGCACTGgccgaaataaaattatcgcCTAGGGGTggacaaaatgtttttgaccTGCAATCGTTTTTCTTGTTACAAAATATTCTGGGTATTACCGAAACGTCTGAATCTCTGAATTGCTGAAAATTCAGCAGATATATACTGAAATTGGTTCagtgaaatcaaaattatagctgtaaaaaactaattaaaataatcgTTTAAGGAACACCCTATGTATATTTatggtatatttttttttaagtaaagcGGTAtaaaaagtacatttttgGGAGCACTACggtatattttattgatatttgcCATCTCtagaaaaaagcgaaaatcaTCTTGAGTCCGTGCAAaccattaaacaaaataagcgAAAAAGATGGCCACCGTAGAAACGCTGTACAAGGAACTGACCGCCGAATGGGCGAAGCGACCCCCGAACACCGCCAGATGCGGGCAGCTGCTGGATCAACTGAAGGTGGCCCTGGTGAAGATGGCCTTCCTACCCACGGACGGAAACGACGCCCAGACATCCAAGAAGCAACTTCTGCTGGCCAGGAGCGTGCTCGAGGTGGCCGTAGAGCACAGCGTGCTCAGCAAGGACTTGCTCGCCTTCGAGCGCTACATGGCGCAGCTTAAGTGCTACTACTACGACTACGCCAAGATCATCGGCGAGTCGGAGAGCAAGTACAAGCTGCTGGGTCTCAATCTGCTCTACCTCCTCTCCGGGAACCGGGTGTCCGACTTCCACACGGAACTGGAGCTGCTCTCCGTCGATGTCATTCAGCACAACCAGTTCATCCGGCCCATTCTTGCCCTGGAGCAGTATATCATGGAGGGGCGCTACAACAAGATCTTCCAGGCCAAGTCGACGGTGCCCGCCGAGGTGTACAGCCACTTCATGGACCTGCTGGTGGAGACAGTGCGCGACGAGATCGGCGCCTGCATCGAGAAGTCCTACGACAAGATATCCGCAAAGGATGCGGCCAAGCGGCTCAACCTCCGCGTCCCCGACGAGATTAAGGCCTTTGGCGAGAAGCGCCAGTGGAAACTGGAGGCCAGCGGCGACTACAGCTTCACGGACCGCAGCGTCAAGCCCAAGGAGCTTCTGCCCTCCGAGGAACTGGCCGAGCAAGTGCTCAGCTACGCCCGCAACCTCGAGATGATAGTCTAAGTCTAAACAGTTTACAGCCTTTAATATTTGGTTAAGATACACCAAAgtaaagttaataaatatagTGCTCTTTCTGAAACGTTCGAgtatagtttaaaaatttgttgtgtAGTTTAGTAGTACCCAATATTAGTTCCCCTAAAAAGTCTGTTCGTTGTTTCCATTGCTTATGATCACGATATTTGGAAAATCTCGTGATTCATTAGAACTAACTGCTGCTACTTAGTGTGACCACTTTTAGCCCTATTGAAAAAGGGATTTGTGCAACTCTGTGCGACGGTCACACCATGCGCGAACGACAGCGGAGACAAAAATTTTCGCTCTGCgattatttgtaaaacattgCTTAAAAAGCAAATAGAAGAAATTTTAGAATAATCCACGCCATGGCCTGCAACGCTAGCAAGACGTCGCTTCTGCGCGCCATCGCCGTAAGTCTCGACTTAACCAACAAAAGTTACGGCAGCCAATCCTCCCAGCGGAGGCTCGTGTTACGTAAAACACCTGAAGTTGCCATCTAAACAATGTCGAATATAACAAGAATTATGAACACCCCGTCCTGTTTTCCGGCAGAAACGAGGCTACGCCACCTGTCCCCGTCCCGTGGGCGACCTGTCGGCCGTGAATGTGAAGGTGCTGGAGAACAAGCTGGTGGTGGCCACTGCCGATGCCACTCTCCCCGTTTCCCGCGTGTCCCTGGTGCTGGGGTAAGTCCTTGTTTCAGTAGCTGATCCTCACGAGTACCTCAATCCCTCCATTGCAGCGCCGGATCCCGCAACGAGGCCTACGACACCCAGGGCGCCTCGCACCTGCTCCGTTTGGCTGGAGGATTGAGCACACAGAACTCGTCCGCCTTCGCCATCGCCCGCAACATCCAGCAGGTTGGCGGAACCCTGACCACATGGGGTGACCGCGAGGTCGTCGGCTACACTGTAACCACCACTGCCGACAACGCCGAGACCGGGCTGCGCTACCTGCAGGACCTGCTGCAGCCTGCCTTCAAGCCCTGGGAGCTGACCGACAACGCCAAGACGGTGGTCAACCAGCTCAACGCCGTCTCCACGGAGGTAAGTCCGCATTCCAAAAGCTAATGGGGCCCAGACCGATGTTTTGTTAGTGCTTTATTAGtttctgttatttttgttggccTGGCTAACTAACTATTTATGCCTTGTTTCCTTGATAGCCACAGAAGAACTCATCGAACCCTTCTTTATGTATTTTGATCTATATTAATCCTGTTCATTCTTTGCAGCAACGCGCCATTGAGCTTGTCCACAAGGCCGCCTTCCGCAACGGCCTGGGAAACTCGATCTACTCGCCCCGCTTCCAGTTGGGCAAGCTGTCATCCGAGAGCCTGCTGCACTACGTGGCCCAGACCTTTGCCGCCGGCCGGGCCGCCGTCGTGGGTGTGGGCATTGATAACAACACTCTGGCGGGCTTTGCCCAGACTCTGCAGTTCCCCAGCGGAGGCGGCAAGGCTGCCTCGGCCAACTGGTACGGCGGAGATGCCCGCAAGGACACGACCGGACACCGTGCCGTCGTGGCCGTGGCTGGACAGGGCGGTGCTGCCTCCAACCACAAGGAGGCGCTTGCTTTCGCCATCCTGGAGCAGGCTCTTGGCGCTAAGGCGGCCACCAAGCGCGGCACCTCGGCCGGACTCTATGGCGAGGCCGTCAACTGCGCCGGCGGCGCTGGAGCCCGTGTCAAGGCTCTGAACGCCAGCTATTCCGATGCCGGCATCTTCGGCTTTGTTGTCTCTGCTGATGCCAAGGATATTGGCAAGACCGTGGAGTTCCTGGTGCGCGGCCTGAAGTCCGCTTCGGTGTCCGATAAGGATGTGGCTCGCGGCAAGGCTCTGCTGAAGGCGCGCATCATCTCGCGGTACTCGTCGGACGGCGGTTTGATCAAGGAGATCGGTCGCCAGGCGGCGCTCACCCGGAATGTGCTCGAGGCAGACGCTCTGCTCAGCGCCATCGATGGTATCTCGCAGTCGCAGGTCCAGGAGGCGGCCAAGAAGGTGGGCAGCTCCAAGCTGGCCGTCGGCGCCATCGGCCACCTGGCCGGCGTCCCCTACGCCTCCGATTTGGCTTAAGTAGATAAGCACCTGTACATCTGTTAACCGTAATGTAACGACTAAATAAACCTGTTGAAGGGAACGATCCGCGAACGTAGATACTTATAAATCCTACTTTAATTGgtgtataaataattaaactttgGGTTAACGACAGACAGACATTTCACAAAGGTCATAATATAAAGCAATGACGTATAACAGTTGGAATAGTTGGCGGCCTAGACCAAGACCACCACGATAATGGCGACGAACAAGGCGGTAATAACCAGCCAGTAGCCCCAGGTGCTATCCCTCCGGTTAACCTGCCCAATGCTCTGGGTTTCCCGTTGCACACCCGTCTCCACGCGGTCCATGGCGTTGGCCAAGTTGTCCAGGATGTCTGAAAAGTGAAAGGGGTGAGAAATGGCTGTGCAGGGATCGGGTCACACCCACTGTTCTGATCCTCCACCTCGTTGCCCAGTTGCGTGGCCAGTTGGCGCTGCCTGGACAATGTGGCTGATAAAACCTCGAGTCCTTGGTTCTGTTGCTCCAACATCTCGATCTTCCGCTGCTTCAGGGCTTCCACGTCCAAGGCCGTATCCCGCGAAGAACTGCCCGGACCGGAGACGAGGTCCTGATCCTGCCAAACGGATCCGGAGGCGGCGGCCACCACATTGGATCGCGAGCTGTTAGTAAACTTCTCGCGGATCTCGCGCAGCTGCGAGGTGAGTCGGTCCCAGTCGATACgccgctgctgcagctcctcctccgGGCTCGTCTCCCAGGTGATGGCGTTGTCTAGGACAACCTTCAGGTGCTTCATGTCCTTGGACAACTGCTCCAGACCGGACTCAATACTGGCCGTCAGTTGGTCGTACTTGCTCGTCCGATTAAACCGATTGAGCTGCTGGCGCTGGTTCAGGTGCACCAGCAGCTGGTGGCGCAACCGCTCGCATCCCTCATATTCGATGTCCCAGGAGTCGTGATCCACAAGCGCCATTGTTCCGGTTTAGCTGTGAGTAATgcagttataaaaaaaaaactacgcCTCTAAGGAAGccacacaacaaaaacagtAACAGAGCAACAGCTGATTGCTGGTGGCAATTCGAGGGCCAAGAAGTGAACGAGTGTAGGGTCACACTAATCTTAAGGTTCGCTTGGAAATAATAGACAAACTGTGTTTACAATTCTCAAtcagaagtaaaaaaaaacggaaaaatgtatacaaaactaaaaaaccttaaaaaaatatctctaTCGGAGtaggataaaaaaaaaaaacaaaaagtaaatttatttttttgcggAAAACGGGAATCTCCCCTTAACAAAATGTGACATATTTCAAAAGTTTAATCTGGTCTCTCCGAATGTCGACAATAtgatgtatgtatatttatttatttagaaactACTCCGAAATTAAGAAATGTTTTCCAAATTACTTCCTGTTGTGTTTCTGTACACTGGCCGCCGAACATATcccattttttcaaaagtgtACTCTATCCCAAAGAGTAGTAACACACTCGCAGGCCATTTGCTGAAGGTTCCGATCGTTAATCCACAGGAAAGATGTCTTGGAACGCACATTGTTATTCGGCACACTAGAGACAGGTTCTACACCGATATTGCTGGAGTTCGAGCGGAGCTAAAATATTCCATTAAAGATGGTGTAATGACAATTCATAGCACCAGAGTTCCAAAGGAGTTGGGAGGACAAGGCATTGGAAAGCTGTTGGCGAAGGCGGCGCTGGACTACGCCTTATTGAATGGacaatttattgttataaagTGCCGATTTGTCCAGCACTATATTGACAAATATGAACCACAATACGCGAAGTACatactaaactaaaaaatagtatatttcgactttatacaaatttacaaaataaaaatgaaatcaatagATTCGCAATAGTTAAAGCAAATACGTTTTAGTTGGTCACTTGATTAAGTTTGAGCTATAGTGTCAAAAacagttgcggtcaaaataattatagacCAAACGCCCCTCatctttaaatgtttgtaattgttgtttttcttgccCAGATCATGCCATGATAgactattttattatataagactataatagttaaaaacaaaataatttctgactattttgtagtttattttattgagaTCAACCATTTTCTGACTTGACTAATTccgaattaaatttaaactatggctttaacaaaaaacttaCCAAAAAAACATACCCGCTTGTTGTATGTTATAAGTGTGACCAGTCCTTATTTTGCAATAGGCCTTGCCAGACTGCACCCACGCACTCCGATACGATAGTTGTGACTAGAATAGAAAAGCAATAGTCACGGTGTTTAAAAGTGAGAATCCACCCACACACGCACATATTGCGTTACGATAGATGTGATTTGACAAGTGaaaacagtcacttttatAGCAAAAGTAATGAAAAAAGTGCAACATATTTAAAAGTGAAGTAAGTTTCCATGTACCAATGTAAACATTGTAAAATCAAACTATCTGCCGGCCGGTATTTTGGTGAGGCTAGTTTCCGTTCCTTATTTACAATAACTCGAACAAGCTATAGAATGCCAACTATATAACTAAAAATCCCTTGTTATTTAACCCTTGCCGtccatttatattaattaaaccGCGACTGCTCGTGACAGCCCGCCAAAGCCGTGACTGGTGACTGTGAAATGCTCGCGACAAGTAACAGGTACGCAACTATCGCCCATCCCTAACTCACACGTACACACAATTTAGTCGtgatttctattttatttgtttcaaattacaactaaaaaggaaacaaatcGCGACCGAAAACCGCTGGCCACAATGCCGAGAGCCTGTTTAACCGTCCGCGAGCATTCGAATTAATCGGAAGCGAGTGCGGCCGCCAATTTCAGCGTTTTCCGCCCGGGAGTGGGAGATCGGAAAATCCGCAGCAGGGCAAGCCACAGTCCGCAATAAATAGGGATATAGGCTATAGTTATTAACATAAAGGGAAGTTCAGTTCCACACAAAGTCGGGGGCCAGCATGGAGCGGCGCGTGAAGCTGAAGACCATCAATCCGCACATCACGTGCAAGATTTGCGGGGGCTACTTCATTGATGCCACCACGGTGACGGAGTGTCTGCACACATGTAAGTTGGCCCAGCACCAGCATGGAGCAGCACCTGCCCAATAACGCAAGTAATTTGTCCTTTCAGTCTGCAAGAGCTGCCTGGTGAAGCACCTGGAGGAGAAGAAAACCTGCCCCACCTGCGACAACATCATCCACCAGTCCCA
Protein-coding regions in this window:
- the LOC128257763 gene encoding syntaxin-8 isoform X1, with amino-acid sequence MALVDHDSWDIEYEGCERLRHQLLVHLNQRQQLNRFNRTSKYDQLTASIESGLEQLSKDMKHLKVVLDNAITWETSPEEELQQRRIDWDRLTSQLREIREKFTNSSRSNVVAAASGSVWQDQDLVSGPGSSSRDTALDVEALKQRKIEMLEQQNQGLEVLSATLSRQRQLATQLGNETSWTTWPTPWTAWRRVCNGKPRALGRLTGGIAPGATGWLLPPCSSPLSWWSWSRPPTIPTVIRHCFIL
- the LOC128257763 gene encoding syntaxin-8 isoform X2, encoding MALVDHDSWDIEYEGCERLRHQLLVHLNQRQQLNRFNRTSKYDQLTASIESGLEQLSKDMKHLKVVLDNAITWETSPEEELQQRRIDWDRLTSQLREIREKFTNSSRSNVVAAASGSVWQDQDLVSGPGSSSRDTALDVEALKQRKIEMLEQQNQGLEVLSATLSRQRQLATQLGNEVEDQNNILDNLANAMDRVETGVQRETQSIGQVNRRDSTWGYWLVITALFVAIIVVVLV
- the LOC128257772 gene encoding protein NATD1 isoform X1 — translated: MMYERCLGTHIVIRHTRDRFYTDIAGVRAELKYSIKDGVMTIHSTRVPKELGGQGIGKLLAKAALDYALLNGQFIVIKCRFVQHYIDKYEPQYAKYILN
- the LOC128257772 gene encoding uncharacterized protein LOC128257772 isoform X2 translates to MTIHSTRVPKELGGQGIGKLLAKAALDYALLNGQFIVIKCRFVQHYIDKYEPQYAKYILN